From the genome of Segatella hominis, one region includes:
- a CDS encoding Ppx/GppA family phosphatase, whose protein sequence is MTTLAAIDIGSNGARLLIKRFDPEAPREEDRIKKIMFIRIPLRLGKDVFTLGKVSKEREKMMLHMMKGFKQFMKLNDVDAFRACATSAMRDAENGKKLLKKIEKQTGIKLEIIKGQEEAQMLYNNLVEKTDSNEGNFAYIDVGGGSTEVSIIHDGTLAESFSYNMGTLRMLSGKVTADTEKLFKENLCRYAKEYGNIRIIGSGGNINKLNKLARHNKTNGKELSLSELKRLYQMMQPLSIEEREISFSLKEDRADVIIPAAEIFIRACEYLECDTIMVPNISLADSIVDGLYEGH, encoded by the coding sequence ATGACAACATTAGCAGCTATCGATATTGGTTCCAACGGAGCCAGACTACTCATCAAGCGATTTGATCCGGAAGCACCACGCGAGGAAGACCGCATCAAGAAAATCATGTTCATCCGCATTCCGCTGCGCCTGGGTAAGGATGTGTTTACCCTCGGCAAGGTTTCCAAGGAAAGGGAGAAGATGATGCTCCACATGATGAAGGGATTCAAGCAATTCATGAAACTCAACGATGTGGATGCCTTCCGTGCCTGTGCCACTTCTGCCATGCGAGATGCTGAAAACGGCAAGAAGTTGCTGAAGAAAATAGAAAAGCAGACCGGCATCAAACTCGAGATTATCAAAGGACAGGAGGAGGCGCAAATGCTCTACAACAACCTGGTGGAGAAGACCGACTCTAATGAGGGAAACTTCGCCTATATCGACGTGGGCGGTGGAAGCACCGAGGTTTCCATCATCCACGACGGAACGCTGGCTGAAAGTTTCTCCTACAACATGGGTACGCTGAGAATGCTGAGTGGGAAGGTGACGGCTGATACAGAAAAACTGTTTAAGGAAAACCTCTGCAGATATGCCAAGGAATATGGCAATATCCGCATCATCGGTTCTGGTGGAAACATCAACAAGCTCAACAAGTTGGCCCGCCACAACAAGACGAACGGCAAGGAACTGTCCCTCAGCGAACTGAAGCGTCTCTACCAGATGATGCAGCCGCTGAGCATCGAGGAACGTGAGATTTCCTTCTCGCTGAAGGAAGACCGTGCCGATGTCATCATTCCTGCTGCCGAAATCTTCATCCGGGCATGCGAGTATCTGGAATGCGACACCATCATGGTGCCGAACATCTCACTTGCCGACAGTATCGTGGATGGGCTATATGAAGGTCACTAA